The following coding sequences are from one Betaproteobacteria bacterium window:
- a CDS encoding ferric reductase-like transmembrane domain-containing protein, with protein MSRLRTLSLPTLLWLFVGAPVFWAFPEGLPFWRAVGIVLGWAGAGLLLFNLLLMVREVRLASSLGGLERITAWHHQTGMAAYLLLLLHPLALAAAGWAESPELAWQVISPFSENWPVWLGWAGLIFLMLGLATTFMSRLAYSTWRWLHGLLGLGVLIGFIHVLQLGISAGGLLALAAAVLLLFWRLLRVDLGTAAKPYIVTSVRSVAQSMVEVSLKPLAMPVDAVPGQFILTAFFRGPSYQGCGEFHPFTISGIGLEHELRIGVKALGDCTRRMQRLEPGVSARVHGPFGEFLKALPSRPLLWVAGGIGITPFIGFLRQQPVETPTTLIYLYRDEQDAAYLDELSKLSANSPGLALQAEATGTGVPNLNRLLPGAEALVNHECYVCGPPGLIDAVSRILLDRSVPIERIHFEHFDFR; from the coding sequence ATGTCTCGCCTGCGTACCCTGTCGCTGCCGACCCTGCTTTGGCTCTTCGTGGGGGCGCCTGTCTTTTGGGCATTCCCCGAAGGGCTGCCTTTCTGGCGTGCGGTCGGGATCGTCCTGGGCTGGGCGGGGGCAGGTCTGCTTTTATTCAATTTGCTGCTGATGGTGCGCGAGGTTCGCCTGGCCAGTAGTCTGGGCGGACTGGAGCGAATTACCGCCTGGCATCACCAAACCGGCATGGCGGCTTACCTGTTGCTGCTGTTGCACCCACTGGCCTTGGCCGCCGCCGGTTGGGCCGAGTCGCCTGAACTGGCATGGCAAGTCATCTCGCCGTTTTCGGAAAACTGGCCGGTCTGGCTGGGCTGGGCTGGATTGATCTTCCTGATGCTGGGTCTGGCCACGACCTTCATGAGCCGCCTTGCCTACAGTACCTGGCGATGGCTGCACGGCTTGCTTGGGCTGGGCGTCTTGATCGGCTTTATCCATGTCCTGCAACTCGGGATTAGCGCCGGGGGCTTGCTTGCCCTGGCTGCCGCCGTCCTGCTCCTGTTCTGGCGTCTGCTGCGTGTCGACCTCGGAACTGCTGCAAAGCCCTATATCGTGACTTCAGTGCGCTCGGTGGCGCAGTCGATGGTTGAGGTTTCGCTGAAACCATTGGCCATGCCGGTCGATGCCGTGCCGGGGCAATTCATCCTGACGGCATTCTTTCGGGGGCCAAGCTATCAAGGCTGTGGCGAATTTCATCCATTTACCATCAGTGGCATTGGGCTTGAGCACGAGCTGCGTATCGGGGTGAAGGCTCTGGGCGACTGTACTCGACGCATGCAGCGCCTGGAACCCGGCGTTTCCGCCCGGGTACATGGCCCCTTTGGCGAATTCCTGAAGGCTTTGCCATCTCGCCCGCTGTTGTGGGTGGCGGGGGGTATCGGGATTACGCCGTTTATCGGCTTTCTGCGGCAGCAACCGGTCGAGACGCCAACGACCCTGATCTATTTGTATCGCGACGAGCAGGATGCCGCCTATCTCGATGAACTGAGCAAATTATCGGCAAACAGCCCCGGACTTGCCCTGCAGGCGGAGGCTACGGGAACGGGAGTGCCGAATCTGAACCGGTTATTGCCAGGAGCTGAAGCACTGGTCAACCACGAGTGCTACGTCTGCGGTCCACCGGGCTTGATCGACGCTGTTTCCCGGATTCTGCTTGACCGTAGTGTCCCCATTGAACGAATCCATTTTGAGCATTTCGACTTCCGATGA
- a CDS encoding TraR/DksA C4-type zinc finger protein, whose translation MTTPFIPPEWAFEFHGHQCPFMPLGYRMARLAMEKLGVEREKDHGFFVFPELGEGHPQTCLMDGLQVATGATYGKVMIAKTFYGKLAAVFYHPAKGAVRFSLKPEFIDAMGKFPFFAFRKQGMEPSLIPAEARDEIINWVYEQADDFVFKVEDKPDFKFTPVKGSFNKTKCSACGEYVFERYVRTRDGQPVCIPCSGY comes from the coding sequence ATGACAACCCCCTTCATTCCCCCCGAATGGGCTTTTGAATTTCACGGTCACCAATGTCCATTCATGCCACTCGGCTACCGGATGGCACGGCTGGCTATGGAAAAACTCGGCGTCGAGCGCGAAAAGGACCACGGCTTCTTTGTCTTCCCGGAACTCGGCGAAGGTCACCCGCAAACCTGCCTGATGGACGGTCTCCAGGTCGCGACCGGGGCGACTTATGGCAAGGTGATGATCGCCAAAACCTTCTATGGCAAGTTGGCCGCCGTTTTCTATCACCCGGCCAAAGGTGCGGTCCGTTTCTCGCTGAAACCGGAATTCATCGATGCCATGGGCAAATTCCCGTTCTTCGCGTTCCGCAAGCAGGGCATGGAGCCCTCGCTGATTCCCGCCGAGGCGCGCGACGAGATCATCAACTGGGTCTATGAGCAGGCGGATGACTTCGTTTTCAAGGTCGAAGACAAGCCCGATTTCAAATTTACGCCGGTGAAAGGCTCCTTCAATAAAACCAAATGCAGTGCCTGTGGCGAGTATGTGTTCGAGCGCTATGTGCGAACCAGGGATGGTCAGCCCGTTTGCATTCCTTGTTCCGGTTATTGA